From Agrobacterium tumefaciens, a single genomic window includes:
- a CDS encoding class II glutamine amidotransferase, with protein MCRLFAYSGKPVWLDSLLIEPEASLVSQSMAAREAKTVVNGDGCGIGWYGERGAPGVFRDTRPAWSDANLAALCHQIRSGMFMAHVRSATSGEVSRANCHPFSLGRHLFMHNGQIGGYERIRRDVDSLIPDHIYSARRGTGDSEAIFLIAAGHNLQEDPVSAIARALKLCREKMIAGGVTSALRFSAVLMDGDCLHAFRWSSDATPPSLYWRALEDGIAISSEPFSFDAAPWCVVPPNTVVRISACGMTAENFEPA; from the coding sequence ATGTGCCGCCTTTTCGCCTATTCGGGCAAACCTGTCTGGCTCGACAGCCTTCTGATCGAGCCAGAGGCCTCGCTTGTCAGCCAATCAATGGCGGCGCGAGAAGCCAAGACCGTCGTCAACGGCGACGGCTGCGGCATTGGCTGGTATGGAGAACGCGGCGCGCCCGGCGTCTTTCGTGATACGCGGCCTGCCTGGTCTGACGCCAATCTTGCAGCCCTCTGCCATCAGATCCGCTCCGGAATGTTCATGGCGCACGTCCGTTCAGCGACGTCAGGCGAAGTGTCCCGTGCCAATTGCCATCCCTTCTCCCTTGGCCGCCATCTTTTCATGCATAACGGCCAGATCGGCGGTTATGAGCGGATAAGGCGGGATGTCGATTCTCTCATTCCCGATCACATCTATTCTGCCAGACGCGGCACCGGCGACAGCGAAGCAATCTTCCTGATTGCGGCCGGCCACAACCTTCAAGAAGATCCGGTATCGGCAATCGCCAGAGCCCTTAAACTCTGTCGGGAAAAGATGATTGCCGGCGGCGTTACCTCCGCATTGCGCTTCAGCGCGGTGCTCATGGATGGGGACTGCCTGCACGCATTCCGTTGGTCGAGCGACGCGACGCCGCCATCGCTCTATTGGCGCGCGCTTGAAGACGGTATCGCCATCAGTTCCGAGCCTTTTTCTTTCGATGCCGCACCCTGGTGTGTCGTACCACCCAATACCGTCGTCAGGATCAGCGCCTGCGGAATGACTGCCGAAAACTTCGAACCGGCATGA